A stretch of the Nothobranchius furzeri strain GRZ-AD chromosome 5, NfurGRZ-RIMD1, whole genome shotgun sequence genome encodes the following:
- the LOC107372383 gene encoding dolichyl-diphosphooligosaccharide--protein glycosyltransferase subunit STT3B, producing the protein MAEHHPVSENKHKSQLNSAASVSGNGRSSAAETERVGTGAGGLSGGLSQPAGWQSLLSFTILFLAWLAGFSSRLFAVIRFESIIHEFDPWFNYRATHHLTTKGFYEFLNWFDERAWYPLGRIVGGTVYPGLMLTAGLIHYVLNLLHVTVHIRDVCVFLAPVFSGLTSISTFLLTRELWNQGAGLLAACFIAIVPGYISRSVAGSFDNEGIAIFALQFTYYLWVKSVKTGSVFWAIGCCLSYFYMVSAWGGYVFIINLIPLHVFVLLLMQRFSKRVYIAYSTFYIVGLVLSMQIPFVGFQPIRTSEHMAAAGVFVLMQVYAFLLYLKDRLTRQEFQTLFFLGVSVAAGVVFLSVIYLTYTGYIAPWSGRFYSLWDTGYAKIHIPIIASVSEHQPTTWVSFFFDLHILVCTFPAGLWFCIKNINDERVFVALYAISAVYFAGVMVRLMLTLTPVVCMLSAVAFSSVFEHYLGDDMKRQSPPAEDSGDEDDRKNAGNLYDKAGKVRKHLSEQEKPEEGLGPNIKSIVTMLMLMLLMMFAVHCTWVTSNAYSSPSVVLASYNHDGSRNILDDFREAYYWLRQNTDEHARVMSWWDYGYQIAGMANRTTLVDNNTWNNSHIALVGKAMSSNETAAYEIMRSLDVDYVLIIFGGVIGYSGDDINKFLWMVRIAEGEHPKDIRESDYFTPQGEFRVDKAGSPTLLNCLMYKMSYYRFGEMQLDFRTPPGFDRTRNAEIGNKDIKLKYLEEAFTSEHWLVRIYKVKKPENRDRMEHKLRRTDASRQKYASKKTAKRRRGFVKNKLSLKKGKRGTNKSL; encoded by the exons ATGGCGGAGCATCACCCGGTTTCCGAAAACAAACACAAATCCCAGCTGAACTCCGCAGCGTCGGTCTCGGGGAACGGACGCAGCAGCGCGGCGGAGACGGAGAGAGTCGGTACCGGGGCAGGAGGTCTGTCCGGCGGCCTGTCGCAGCCGGCCGGATGGCAGTCCCTGCTGTCCTTCACCATCCTGTTCCTGGCCTGGCTGGCGGGATTCAGCTCCAGGCTCTTCGCTGTCATCCGCTTCGAGAGCATCATCCACGAGTTTGACCCCTG GTTCAACTACAGGGCCACTCACCATCTCACCACCAAGGGTTTCTACGAGTTCCTGAACTGGTTTGATGAGAGAGCCTGGTACCCCCTGGGCAGGATTGTCGGAGGAACA GTGTACCCGGGCCTCATGCTGACGGCGGGCCTCATCCACTACGTGCTGAACCTGCTGCACGTCACCGTCCACATCCGGGATGTGTGCGTCTTCCTGGCGCCGGTGTTTAGTGGCCTGACGTCCATCTCCACCTTCCTGCTGACGCGAGAGCTGTGGAACCAGGGGGCGGGGCTGCTCGCAGCGTGCTTCATCGCCATCGTTCCAGGCTACATCTCCCGCTCGGTGGCCGGCTCCTTCGACAACGAAGGCATCGCCATCTTTGCCCTGCAGTTCACCTACTACCTCTGG GTGAAATCAGTGAAGACTGGATCCGTGTTCTGGGCCATCGGATGCTGCTTGTCCTACTTCTATATg GTGTCGGCTTGGGGCGGCTACGTCTTCATCATCAACCTCATTCCTCTCCACGTGTTCGTCCTTTTGCTGATGCAACGCTTCAGTAAGAGAGTCTACATag CTTACAGCACCTTCTACATTGTGGGTCTGGTCCTGTCCATGCAGATCCCCTTCGTGGGCTTCCAGCCAATCAGGACCAGTGAACACATGGCAGCAGCAG GTGTGTTTGTTCTGATGCAGGTCTACGCCTTCCTGCTGTATCTGAAGGACAGACTGACCCGGCAGGAGTTCCAGACTCTGTTCTTCCTGGGGGTGTCTGTGGCTGCTGGGGTGGTGTTCCTGTCCGTCATCTACCTGACGTACACAG GTTACATCGCTCCGTGGAGCGGACGCTTCTACTCCCTGTGGGACACCGG CTATGCCAAGATCCACATTCCCATCATCGCATCTGTGTCGGAGCATCAGCCCACCACCTGGGTCTCCTTCTTCTTTGACCTGCACATCCTGGTCTGCACCTTCCCTGCAGGCCTCTGGTTCTGCATCAAGAACATCAACGATGAGCGCGTGTTTG TGGCCTTGTACGCCATCAGCGCCGTGTACTTTGCTGGAGTGATGGTGCGTTTGATGCTCACGCTGACTCCGGTGGTGTGCATGCTCTCGGCCGTGGCCTTCTCCAGCGTTTTCGAACACTACCTGGGAGACGACATGAAGAGGCAGAGCCCGCCTGCAGAGGACAGCGGCGACGAGGACGACAGGAAGAACGCCGGCAACCTTTACGATAAG GCCGGGAAGGTGAGGAAGCACCTGTCGGAGCAGGAGAAGCCGGAGGAGGGCCTGGGCCCAAACATCAAGTCCATAGTCacgatgctgatgctgatgctgctCATGATGTTCGCCGTCCACTGCACCTGGGTGACCAGCAATGCCTACTCCAGCCCCAGTGTGGTGCTGGCTTCCTACAACCACGATGG CTCCCGTAACATCCTAGATGACTTCAGGGAGGCGTACTATTGGCTGAGGCAGAACACAGATGAGCACGCCAGGGTGATGTCATGGTGGGACTACGGCTACCAGATAGCAGGCATGGCCAACAGGACCACGCTGGTGGACAACAACACGTGGAACAACAGCCACATAGCTCTG GTGGGGAAAGCCATGTCCTCCAATGAGACGGCAGCGTATGAAATCATGAGGTCTCTGGATGTGGACTATGTCCTCATCATCTTCGGTGGCGTGATTGGCTACTCGGGCGATGACATCAACAAGTTCCTGTGGATGGTGCGGATCGCCGAGGGGGAGCACCCTAAAGACATCCGG GAGAGCGACTACTTCACCCCCCAGGGAGAGTTCCGGGTGGACAAAGCCGGCTCCCCCACTCTGCTCAACTGCCTCATGTACAAAATGTCCTACTACCGCTTTGGAGAGATGCAG TTGGACTTCCGGACGCCTCCGGGCTTTGACCGGACGCGCAACGCCGAGATTGGCAACAAGGACATCAAGCTGAAGTACCTGGAGGAAGCCTTCACCTCGGAGCACTGGCTGGTCAGGATCTACAAGGTCAAAAAGCCGGAGAACAGGGACCGCATGGAGCACAAGCTGAGGCGCACCGACGCCAGCAGGCAGAAGTACGCCTCTAAAAAG ACGGCCAAGAGGAGGAGGGGCTTCGTCAAGAATAAGCTGTCCCTGAAGAAGGGCAAGAGAGGCACCAACAAGTCGTTATAg
- the LOC107375655 gene encoding transmembrane protein 42: MLCGSLYALFAGFLGAAASLSAKLSLGPAYLQEMCDSALRGWSEGASVCGWMHVPLRFLCGGLLLCCNAVMWTMFSKALRHASSSAGATVTTTASNFICSGLLGRLVFRETHTSLWWAGISLTLCGLMVLHAAAPEQQTPQDRKDI, from the exons ATGCTTTGCGGATCTCTCTACGCGCTGTTTGCGGGTTTTCTGGGCGCCGCAGCGTCTCTGTCCGCTAAGCTGTCCCTGGGTCCCGCTTACCTGCAGGAGATGTGCGACTCCGCGCTGCGCGGCTGGTCTGAAGGAGCTTCCGTCTGCGGATGG ATGCACGTGCCCCTGCGGTTCTTGTGTGGAGGTCTGCTGCTCTGCTGTAACGCGGTCATGTGGACCATGTTCTCCAAGGCTCTCCGCCATGCCTCCTCCTCCGCGGGGGCCACGGTCACCACCACGGCGTCCAACTTCATCTGCTCG GGACTCCTGGGGAGGCTGGTCTTCAGAGAGACACACACCTCTCTGTGGTGGGCAGGGATCTCACTCACCTTGTGTGGCCTGATGGTTCTCCATGCTGCTGCACCAGAACAACAGACGCCCCAGGACCGCAAGGACATCTAA
- the zdhhc3a gene encoding palmitoyltransferase ZDHHC3-A isoform X1 — protein sequence MKSPVHRCRDVEHGRGQAGTRSGSNCLQPEQRIPIAKDVITSSSSSAMWFIRDTCGIMCSIITWLLVFYAEFVVLFVMLLPSKNLSYSITNGILFNTLAFLALTSHLRAMCTDPGAVPKGNATKEYIESLQLKPGQVVYKCPKCCSIKPDRAHHCSVCKRCIRKMDHHCPWVNNCVGENNQKYFVLFTMYIALISLHTLLMVVFHFLYCFEDDWTKCSSFSPPATIILLILLCFEGLLFLIFTSVMFGTQVHSICTDETGIERLKGETGKWGKVPCWEAMKTAFGGSFSPSWFSPFSALSCKPDPVEHITVPQGDIIEEDVIEIPLS from the exons ATGAAGAGCCCGGTGCACAGGTGCAGAGATGTGGAACACGGTCGTGGTCAAGCTGGTACCAGGTCTGGGTCCAACTGCCTACAGCCTGAACAGCGCATCCCCATCGCCAAAGACGTCAttacttcctcctcttcttctgccATGTGGTTCATCAGGGACACCTGCGGCATCATGTGTTCCATCATCACATGGCTGCTAGTGTTTTATGCTGAGTTTGTTGTGCTGTTTGTAATGCTGCTACCCTCCAAAAACCTCTCGTACAGCATTACAAACGGGATTTTGTTCAACACTTTGGCCTTTCTTGCTCTCACCTCGCACCTCAGGGCTATGTGCACTGACCCT GGGGCAGTGCCCAAAGGGAATGCTACTAAAGAATACATAGAAAGCCTCCAGCTGAAGCCGGGGCAGGTGGTCTAcaaatgtcccaagtgctgcaGCATCAAGCCCGACCGAGCACACCACTGCAG TGTTTGTAAACGATGCATACGCAAGATGGACCACCACTGTCCATGGGTCAACAACTGTGTTGGAGAGAACAACCAAAAGTACTTTGTGCTTTTCACA ATGTACATTGCACTCATCTCTCTCCACACTCTGCTCATGGTGGTATTTCATTTCCTTTACTGCTTTGAAGATGATTGGACAA AGTGCAGTTCCTTCTCTCCTCCAGCAACTATCATCCTCCTCATTCTCCTGTGCTTTGAGGGCCTCCTCTTCCTCATCTTCACCTCTGTGATGTTCGGCACCCAAGTCCACTCCATCTGTACGGATGAAACT GGGATCGAGCGTCTGAAGGGGGAGACGGGGAAGTGGGGGAAGGTGCCATGTTGGGAGGCCATGAAGACAGCATTTGGAGGTTCCTTCTCTCCGTCCTGGTTTAGTCCCTTCTCTGCACTGAGCTGCAAACCGGACCCAGTAGAGCACATCACCGTCCCGCAGGGGGACATCATCGAGGAGGACGTCATCGAGATCCCACTCAGCTAG
- the kiaa1143 gene encoding uncharacterized protein KIAA1143 homolog: MNKNRSSGVSWVKPAEPSFLTKFKSDVGFKEGPNVDTKRQVMPDLDDDGGSDREDELPQVVVLKSGDLTAEEVKTIKDGKDDQVDAAGSEAPSKGKILFKKPAKRSSSDKFQGITATSSKKKKSEAGKGGEEGKTGSKVKNNSLLSFGGDEDEED; the protein is encoded by the exons ATGAATAAAAACAGAAGCAGCGGGGTTTCGTGGGTGAAACCGGCGGAACCGTCGTTCCTCACCAAGTTTAAAAGTGACGTCGGCTTCAAAGAAGGACCCAACGTCGACACGAAG CGCCAGGTGATGCCAGATCTGGACGATGACGGCGGGAGCGATCGAGAGGACGAGTTACCTCAAGTTGTGGTTCTAAAGAGTGGAGATCTGACTGCAGAGGAGGTGAAGACGATTAAGGATGGAAAGGACGATCAAGTAGATGCAGCAG GTAGCGAGGCCCCTTCTAAAGGCAAAATCCTGTTCAAGAAGCCGGCCAAGCGCTCCTCTTCAGACAAGTTCCAAGGCATCACTGCCACTTccagcaagaagaagaagagtgaAGCAGGAAAAGGGGGGGAGGAGGGGAAAACCGggagtaaagtaaaaaacaacagcCTCCTGTCATTTGGAGGAGACGAGGATGAGGAGGACTGA
- the zdhhc3a gene encoding palmitoyltransferase ZDHHC3-A isoform X3, which translates to MKSPVHRCRDVEHGRGQAGTRSGSNCLQPEQRIPIAKDVITSSSSSAMWFIRDTCGIMCSIITWLLVFYAEFVVLFVMLLPSKNLSYSITNGILFNTLAFLALTSHLRAMCTDPGAVPKGNATKEYIESLQLKPGQVVYKCPKCCSIKPDRAHHCSVCKRCIRKMDHHCPWVNNCVGENNQKYFVLFTMYIALISLHTLLMVVFHFLYCFEDDWTKCSSFSPPATIILLILLCFEGLLFLIFTSVMFGTQVHSICTDETCLLHTHAFCFG; encoded by the exons ATGAAGAGCCCGGTGCACAGGTGCAGAGATGTGGAACACGGTCGTGGTCAAGCTGGTACCAGGTCTGGGTCCAACTGCCTACAGCCTGAACAGCGCATCCCCATCGCCAAAGACGTCAttacttcctcctcttcttctgccATGTGGTTCATCAGGGACACCTGCGGCATCATGTGTTCCATCATCACATGGCTGCTAGTGTTTTATGCTGAGTTTGTTGTGCTGTTTGTAATGCTGCTACCCTCCAAAAACCTCTCGTACAGCATTACAAACGGGATTTTGTTCAACACTTTGGCCTTTCTTGCTCTCACCTCGCACCTCAGGGCTATGTGCACTGACCCT GGGGCAGTGCCCAAAGGGAATGCTACTAAAGAATACATAGAAAGCCTCCAGCTGAAGCCGGGGCAGGTGGTCTAcaaatgtcccaagtgctgcaGCATCAAGCCCGACCGAGCACACCACTGCAG TGTTTGTAAACGATGCATACGCAAGATGGACCACCACTGTCCATGGGTCAACAACTGTGTTGGAGAGAACAACCAAAAGTACTTTGTGCTTTTCACA ATGTACATTGCACTCATCTCTCTCCACACTCTGCTCATGGTGGTATTTCATTTCCTTTACTGCTTTGAAGATGATTGGACAA AGTGCAGTTCCTTCTCTCCTCCAGCAACTATCATCCTCCTCATTCTCCTGTGCTTTGAGGGCCTCCTCTTCCTCATCTTCACCTCTGTGATGTTCGGCACCCAAGTCCACTCCATCTGTACGGATGAAACT TGTCTTCTCCACACTCATGCATTCTGCTTTGGTTGA
- the zdhhc3a gene encoding palmitoyltransferase ZDHHC3-A isoform X2 translates to MKSPVHRCRDVEHGRGQAGTRSGSNCLQPEQRIPIAKDVITSSSSSAMWFIRDTCGIMCSIITWLLVFYAEFVVLFVMLLPSKNLSYSITNGILFNTLAFLALTSHLRAMCTDPGAVPKGNATKEYIESLQLKPGQVVYKCPKCCSIKPDRAHHCSVCKRCIRKMDHHCPWVNNCVGENNQKYFVLFTMYIALISLHTLLMVVFHFLYCFEDDWTKCSSFSPPATIILLILLCFEGLLFLIFTSVMFGTQVHSICTDETGIEQLKKEERRWAKKTKWMNMRAVFGHQFSLMWFSPFSTPDHGKAETYQYVV, encoded by the exons ATGAAGAGCCCGGTGCACAGGTGCAGAGATGTGGAACACGGTCGTGGTCAAGCTGGTACCAGGTCTGGGTCCAACTGCCTACAGCCTGAACAGCGCATCCCCATCGCCAAAGACGTCAttacttcctcctcttcttctgccATGTGGTTCATCAGGGACACCTGCGGCATCATGTGTTCCATCATCACATGGCTGCTAGTGTTTTATGCTGAGTTTGTTGTGCTGTTTGTAATGCTGCTACCCTCCAAAAACCTCTCGTACAGCATTACAAACGGGATTTTGTTCAACACTTTGGCCTTTCTTGCTCTCACCTCGCACCTCAGGGCTATGTGCACTGACCCT GGGGCAGTGCCCAAAGGGAATGCTACTAAAGAATACATAGAAAGCCTCCAGCTGAAGCCGGGGCAGGTGGTCTAcaaatgtcccaagtgctgcaGCATCAAGCCCGACCGAGCACACCACTGCAG TGTTTGTAAACGATGCATACGCAAGATGGACCACCACTGTCCATGGGTCAACAACTGTGTTGGAGAGAACAACCAAAAGTACTTTGTGCTTTTCACA ATGTACATTGCACTCATCTCTCTCCACACTCTGCTCATGGTGGTATTTCATTTCCTTTACTGCTTTGAAGATGATTGGACAA AGTGCAGTTCCTTCTCTCCTCCAGCAACTATCATCCTCCTCATTCTCCTGTGCTTTGAGGGCCTCCTCTTCCTCATCTTCACCTCTGTGATGTTCGGCACCCAAGTCCACTCCATCTGTACGGATGAAACT GGCATAGAGCAGTTGAAAAAGGAAGAGCGAAGATGGGCTAAAAAAACTAAGTGGATGAATATGAGGGCGGTTTTTGGACACCAGTTCTCCCTAATGTGGTTTAGCCCCTTCTCCACCCCAGACCATGGCAAGGCTGAGACCTACCAGTATGTGGTGTGA
- the zdhhc3a gene encoding palmitoyltransferase ZDHHC3-A isoform X4, whose translation MKSPVHRCRDVEHGRGQAGTRSGSNCLQPEQRIPIAKDVITSSSSSAMWFIRDTCGIMCSIITWLLVFYAEFVVLFVMLLPSKNLSYSITNGILFNTLAFLALTSHLRAMCTDPGAVPKGNATKEYIESLQLKPGQVVYKCPKCCSIKPDRAHHCSVCKRCIRKMDHHCPWVNNCVGENNQKYFVLFTMYIALISLHTLLMVVFHFLYCFEDDWTKCSSFSPPATIILLILLCFEGLLFLIFTSVMFGTQVHSICTDET comes from the exons ATGAAGAGCCCGGTGCACAGGTGCAGAGATGTGGAACACGGTCGTGGTCAAGCTGGTACCAGGTCTGGGTCCAACTGCCTACAGCCTGAACAGCGCATCCCCATCGCCAAAGACGTCAttacttcctcctcttcttctgccATGTGGTTCATCAGGGACACCTGCGGCATCATGTGTTCCATCATCACATGGCTGCTAGTGTTTTATGCTGAGTTTGTTGTGCTGTTTGTAATGCTGCTACCCTCCAAAAACCTCTCGTACAGCATTACAAACGGGATTTTGTTCAACACTTTGGCCTTTCTTGCTCTCACCTCGCACCTCAGGGCTATGTGCACTGACCCT GGGGCAGTGCCCAAAGGGAATGCTACTAAAGAATACATAGAAAGCCTCCAGCTGAAGCCGGGGCAGGTGGTCTAcaaatgtcccaagtgctgcaGCATCAAGCCCGACCGAGCACACCACTGCAG TGTTTGTAAACGATGCATACGCAAGATGGACCACCACTGTCCATGGGTCAACAACTGTGTTGGAGAGAACAACCAAAAGTACTTTGTGCTTTTCACA ATGTACATTGCACTCATCTCTCTCCACACTCTGCTCATGGTGGTATTTCATTTCCTTTACTGCTTTGAAGATGATTGGACAA AGTGCAGTTCCTTCTCTCCTCCAGCAACTATCATCCTCCTCATTCTCCTGTGCTTTGAGGGCCTCCTCTTCCTCATCTTCACCTCTGTGATGTTCGGCACCCAAGTCCACTCCATCTGTACGGATGAAACT TGA